One window of the Runella slithyformis DSM 19594 genome contains the following:
- a CDS encoding polysaccharide deacetylase family protein has protein sequence MKKALFLLSALSCGVFGCRDSTPEESRPPAGIALSFDDRYVEEWTLLRPLLKKYNARATFYVTQFDSLSPKEIEQLHQLARDGHEIGAHGATHTRVLDWLRGGGALEDFYRFEIEAEVLSMRKAGFKPVTFAHVGGQQTWFTDRRLLKDYFILLRDVSMTERRMSVFTFRQPIFAIDDIYYHFDGSSKVHSLLIDQYTHITDAQLKDGLIRAKNTRSVLMLLGHRPLFEASDEPYAFSVSRLEKLLAEAQRMGLKSYTMAELIQLSRR, from the coding sequence ATGAAAAAAGCACTTTTTCTGTTGTCAGCCCTTAGCTGCGGAGTATTTGGCTGTCGGGATTCAACACCTGAGGAGTCTCGTCCGCCCGCGGGCATTGCGTTGTCATTTGATGACCGTTATGTCGAAGAATGGACCCTGCTGCGACCGTTATTAAAAAAATACAACGCCCGGGCCACCTTTTACGTCACGCAGTTTGACAGCCTTTCGCCCAAGGAGATCGAACAGTTGCACCAACTTGCCCGGGACGGCCACGAGATCGGTGCCCACGGGGCGACTCATACCCGGGTGTTGGATTGGCTGCGGGGCGGAGGAGCGTTGGAGGATTTTTATCGCTTCGAAATTGAAGCCGAAGTGCTTTCCATGCGTAAGGCCGGCTTTAAACCCGTAACGTTTGCGCACGTGGGCGGTCAGCAGACCTGGTTTACCGATCGTCGGTTATTAAAAGATTATTTTATCCTGTTGCGCGATGTATCCATGACCGAGCGCCGGATGTCGGTTTTTACGTTTCGACAACCCATTTTTGCCATCGATGATATTTACTATCACTTTGACGGCAGCTCGAAAGTACACTCATTGCTGATCGACCAATACACCCATATCACGGATGCCCAGTTGAAAGACGGGCTTATTCGGGCCAAAAATACCCGATCGGTATTGATGCTGCTGGGGCATCGCCCTTTGTTTGAGGCCTCCGATGAGCCTTATGCCTTTTCGGTCAGCCGTTTGGAGAAGCTGTTGGCGGAAGCGCAGCGAATGGGCTTGAAATCATATACCATGGCTGAGTTGATTCAATTATCGCGTCGCTGA
- a CDS encoding acyltransferase family protein produces MSNSSNTVYFPNLNGVRFIAAFSVLIHHIEQVKEVFKIPHFYDYHLIKSMGKLGVDLFFVLSGFLITYLLLHEKGRFGAINTRDFYIRRILRIWPLYFLIVILAFFVFPNIPFFVAPNNEISFMAQNVYERLSLFFIVLPNVGFILYGSPYLAAQTWSIGVEEQFYYLWPWIIQRLTWKRLLLTLVIFSLGTFGIFYIYYHWIGNTLYANNVPEIVRFFFSQFRILTLVTGGGCAMLVYYRREKILNVLFRKDVQITVYTLLLFCLGTGVHINHINLEFYGLFFAYFILNVSSNPRSVVNLEYGWISYLGKISYGIYIYQTAFIVASIHCIQWAFGKDLPTLTFNLILYPLAILLTVGVSALSYRFFEKPFLKLKERFSSHSATR; encoded by the coding sequence TTGAGTAACTCCTCCAACACGGTTTATTTCCCAAATCTTAACGGCGTACGCTTTATTGCCGCCTTTTCGGTGCTTATCCATCATATTGAACAAGTCAAAGAAGTGTTCAAAATTCCGCATTTTTATGATTATCATCTCATAAAAAGTATGGGAAAATTAGGCGTTGATTTATTTTTCGTCCTCAGCGGGTTTCTGATCACTTACCTTTTGCTGCACGAAAAAGGTCGTTTTGGTGCCATCAATACCCGGGATTTTTACATCAGACGTATTCTGCGCATTTGGCCGCTCTATTTCCTGATTGTCATTCTTGCGTTTTTTGTTTTCCCGAATATTCCCTTTTTTGTAGCACCCAATAACGAAATTTCGTTCATGGCGCAAAATGTTTATGAGCGCCTGTCACTTTTTTTCATTGTGTTACCCAACGTCGGTTTTATACTTTACGGTTCCCCTTACCTGGCCGCCCAAACGTGGTCTATCGGCGTTGAAGAACAATTTTATTACCTGTGGCCATGGATCATTCAACGTCTTACCTGGAAGCGTCTGTTGCTCACGTTGGTCATTTTCTCACTCGGTACCTTTGGTATATTTTACATTTACTACCATTGGATAGGAAATACACTCTATGCAAACAACGTGCCTGAAATTGTGCGTTTCTTCTTCAGTCAATTCCGTATCCTAACCCTCGTCACCGGGGGAGGGTGCGCCATGCTGGTCTACTATCGCAGGGAAAAAATACTGAATGTGCTTTTCCGCAAAGATGTGCAGATCACGGTATATACCCTGCTTCTTTTCTGCCTCGGAACGGGTGTTCATATCAACCATATCAATCTGGAATTTTACGGACTGTTCTTTGCCTATTTTATCCTGAATGTATCGAGCAATCCGCGCTCTGTTGTCAATCTGGAATATGGTTGGATCTCGTACCTCGGCAAGATATCCTACGGGATATACATCTACCAAACGGCTTTTATCGTGGCGAGTATTCATTGCATCCAATGGGCTTTCGGCAAAGATTTACCCACGCTCACTTTCAACCTCATCCTGTATCCTTTGGCCATCCTGCTGACGGTCGGCGTGTCGGCTTTATCCTATCGTTTTTTTGAAAAGCCTTTTTTGAAATTAAAAGAGCGGTTCAGCTCCCATTCAGCGACGCGATAA
- the upp gene encoding uracil phosphoribosyltransferase, producing MFVLTQQPSIANHFLAELRDANVQQDRMRFRRNLERIGELLAYEISKSLPYRHAEVTTPLGKAATRLLRQPPVLATILRASLPFHQGFLHFFDQADNAFIGAYRGHHIGEDEFEVEMDYITAPDLQDRTLILMDPMLATGRSIEKVYHALLRFGIPAQTHIAAVIASPEGVAYLQNRMSECRLWVGAVDEKLDSHYYIVPGLGDAGDLSFGPKL from the coding sequence ATGTTTGTGCTTACTCAACAACCCTCCATCGCCAATCACTTTTTAGCGGAACTGCGTGACGCCAACGTTCAGCAGGACCGAATGCGTTTTCGCCGTAATTTGGAACGGATAGGCGAACTTTTGGCCTATGAAATCTCTAAGTCATTGCCCTACCGCCACGCGGAAGTGACCACCCCGCTGGGTAAAGCGGCTACCCGGCTCCTGCGACAGCCGCCCGTACTGGCTACGATCTTACGCGCCAGCCTGCCTTTCCACCAGGGATTTTTACATTTTTTTGACCAAGCCGACAATGCCTTCATCGGGGCGTATCGCGGCCATCATATCGGCGAAGATGAGTTTGAAGTGGAAATGGATTACATTACGGCCCCCGACTTACAGGACCGTACCCTCATTCTGATGGACCCCATGCTTGCCACGGGGCGCTCCATCGAAAAGGTATATCATGCCCTGCTCCGGTTTGGTATTCCTGCCCAAACCCACATTGCCGCCGTGATCGCCAGTCCGGAAGGGGTGGCGTACCTGCAAAATCGGATGTCGGAATGCCGCCTTTGGGTGGGTGCCGTCGACGAAAAACTGGACTCACATTACTACATTGTGCCGGGTTTGGGAGATGCCGGCGACCTTTCCTTTGGACCTAAGCTCTGA